In Marinibacterium anthonyi, the DNA window GGGCGTGCGCAGCGCCCCGGTCCGGTGAATGTCGAATTGGGTCCCTCCACCCTTTGTAGAATCGTTCTAGCATCTCTGTTCATAATGTGAATTTGTAAAATCTAATCTGCGTGATAATCTATCCCTATGAATGGATTGACGATGAAACACCTCCGCTACTTCGAGGCGCTGGCCCGGCACGGCCATTTCGGTCTCGCGGCGGAGGCCTGCTCGATCTCGCAGCCGGCGCTGTCGGTGCAGATGAAGGAGCTTGAGGCCCTGCTGGGTGCGCCTCTGATCGAACGGACCACGCGGCGGATCCGCCTGACCAGCCTGGGCGAGGTGCTGGCCGAGCGCGCGCGCGAGATCCTGCGCCAGGTGGACGAGATCGGCGACCTGGCCCGCACCGCCCATGGTGCGCTGGCCGGGCGGCTGCGGCTGGGGGTGATCCCGACGGTGGCGCCCTACCTGTTGCCCCGGCTGATCCGGGCGCTGGCCACGGATTTCCCCGAACTGGACCCCCGCCCGCGCGAAGCGGTGACGGGGCGTTTGATCGAGGAACTGCTGCAGGGGCGGCTGGACACGGCCATCGTGGCGCTGCCGGTGTCGGAACCGGCGCTGCATGAATGCCGGCTGTTCGACGAGGAATTCGTGCTGGTGCGCCCGTTGGCGGATGCGAAGAAGCCGGTGCCGAACCCTGACGCCCTGCGCGAGATGCGGCTGCTGCTGCTGGAGGAGGGCCATTGCTTTCGCGACCAGGCGCTGTCGTTCTGCAAGCTCACGCCGTCGGTCACGCGCGAGCTGATGGAAGGCTCGTCGCTGTCGACGCTGGTGCAGATGGTGGGCGCGGGCATCGGCATCACCCTGATCCCCGAGATGGCTGTCCCGATCGAGACCCGTTCGGCCGCCGTATCCGTCGCGCGCCTGCCCAGACCGCGCCCCAGCCGGACCATAGGCATGGTCTGGCGCAAGACCGCGCCGCTGGCGGGGCAGCTGGAAAAGATCGCCGAGGTGGTGCGCCGTGCGTCAGAGGATCCGGACCGCGCCGAAGTGGCCTAGAGGATCCCGGCGGACCGGATGTCCTTCTGGGCGAAATCGATCAGCGCGCGGACCTTGCGGGGCAGGGTGCGGCCTTCGAGGTATATGGCGTTCAGTGGATGGGGCGGGCCTTCGTGCCCTTCCAGCAGGCGGACCAGCTGGCCGTCCTCCAGCGCGGTGCCCAGGACGAACTTGGGGCAATAGGCGATGCCGCGCCCGGCGATGGCCAGGTCGCGGGCCACATGGGCGGAATTGACCTGAAAGCGCGAGGTCACCCGGACCTCGACCGCATCGACGCCGGTTCCGAAGACCCAGACCGTTGGATTGTGGCGGTTTGAATCGATTACGCAGGCATGGCCCGCCAGGTCTTGCGGGCGCTCCGGCGTGCCATGCCGGTCCAGGTATTCCGGCGCGGCCACCAGCCGGCTTTCGATCTGCCCCAGCTTGCGCACCTTGACCGACGACACCTCGGTCACGCCGATGCGAAAGGCCAGGTCGATCCCGTCGCGCGCCAGATCGGCGTAACTGTCGTTCAGCCGCAGATCGACCGTCAGGTCGGGATGCGCCTCGGTAAAGCGGATCAGCATGTCCTTGACGTAAAGCTCGCCGAAATTCAGTGGCGCCGAGATCCTGAGGCCCCCCGAAAACCCGCCGGTTTCGTCCGAGACCGAGGCCAGCATCTCGGACAATTCGTCCAGCAGGGCGGGCGCGCGGCGCATCAGTTCCTCGCCCGCCGGGGTCAGGCCGACCTTGCGCGTGGTGCGCTGGAACAGACGCACGCGCAGGCGTTCTTCAAGCTCTGCCACATATTTGGACGTCAGGCGGTTCGACAGCCCCAGCGTCTCGCCGGCGGCGGTGAAGGATCCGGTGCGGGCAGTGGCAACAAAGGCTTTCAGCCCGTCGAACAGGTCCATGACTCGTTACTTTCGGAACAAAATGGGCTTAGTCATTCCATATCTTCTCCATTTTATGAAGAAGCATCAAGGCGCATATCACGTTCGACCTTAACACGAACATGACAGGAAAGGAGATCACGATGTCCGTTGCACGCGATCTTGAGCGGTTGAAAGACAGTCTCCGGACCACCGACCGGATGCCGGTTGTCTTTCTGGGCCATGGCAGCCCGATGAATGCCATCGAAGACAATGCCTATTCCCGCAGCTGGTCCGCCCTGGGCCGGACCCTGCCGCGGCCGCTGGCGATCCTGGTGGTGTCGGCGCACTGGATGACCAAGGGATCGACGCTGGTCGATGTGTCGGCCATGCCGCGCACGATCCACGATTTCTACGGATTCCCGGACGCGCTGTTCGCGCAGCGATACCCGGCCGAAGGCGATCCCAGCCTGGCGCGCGAGGTGACCAGCCTTCTGGCCAGCCATCACGCCGAAGGCGACGACCGCTGGGGGTTGGACCACGGCGCCTGGTCGGTGCTGACCTGGCTCTACCCCGAGGCCGACGTGCCGGTGTTTCAGCTGTCCATCGACATCACCCAGGATCTGTCCTGGCACGTCGAGACCGGGCGGCTGCTGTCGGAGTTGCGCAACCGGGGCGTTCTGATCCTGGGGTCGGGCAACGTGGTGCACAACCTGCGCGCCATGCGGATGGGCGGCAAGCCCTACGACTGGGCGCTGGAATTCGACCACCATTTCGCCGACCGCCTGAACGACCGCGACCTGGATGCGATTTCCAACCGCAAGGAGATGGGGGAACTGCTGCGCGTCGCGCATCCGTCGCTGGAACATTACCTGCCGGCGCTGACCATCGCCGGGGCGGCGGATGAC includes these proteins:
- the oxyR_2 gene encoding Morphology and auto-aggregation control protein, which encodes MKHLRYFEALARHGHFGLAAEACSISQPALSVQMKELEALLGAPLIERTTRRIRLTSLGEVLAERAREILRQVDEIGDLARTAHGALAGRLRLGVIPTVAPYLLPRLIRALATDFPELDPRPREAVTGRLIEELLQGRLDTAIVALPVSEPALHECRLFDEEFVLVRPLADAKKPVPNPDALREMRLLLLEEGHCFRDQALSFCKLTPSVTRELMEGSSLSTLVQMVGAGIGITLIPEMAVPIETRSAAVSVARLPRPRPSRTIGMVWRKTAPLAGQLEKIAEVVRRASEDPDRAEVA
- the dmlR_8 gene encoding D-malate degradation protein R; the protein is MDLFDGLKAFVATARTGSFTAAGETLGLSNRLTSKYVAELEERLRVRLFQRTTRKVGLTPAGEELMRRAPALLDELSEMLASVSDETGGFSGGLRISAPLNFGELYVKDMLIRFTEAHPDLTVDLRLNDSYADLARDGIDLAFRIGVTEVSSVKVRKLGQIESRLVAAPEYLDRHGTPERPQDLAGHACVIDSNRHNPTVWVFGTGVDAVEVRVTSRFQVNSAHVARDLAIAGRGIAYCPKFVLGTALEDGQLVRLLEGHEGPPHPLNAIYLEGRTLPRKVRALIDFAQKDIRSAGIL
- a CDS encoding LigB family dioxygenase, yielding MSVARDLERLKDSLRTTDRMPVVFLGHGSPMNAIEDNAYSRSWSALGRTLPRPLAILVVSAHWMTKGSTLVDVSAMPRTIHDFYGFPDALFAQRYPAEGDPSLAREVTSLLASHHAEGDDRWGLDHGAWSVLTWLYPEADVPVFQLSIDITQDLSWHVETGRLLSELRNRGVLILGSGNVVHNLRAMRMGGKPYDWALEFDHHFADRLNDRDLDAISNRKEMGELLRVAHPSLEHYLPALTIAGAADDKDSLVFMTDSIDLASVSMRSFVFHG